The Streptomyces aurantiacus genome includes a region encoding these proteins:
- a CDS encoding NAD(P)/FAD-dependent oxidoreductase, producing the protein MKERARILVVGGGYVGMYTALRLQRKLKPELGRGDVEIVVVTPDPYMTYQPFLPEAAAGSISPRHVVVPLRRVLDQCRVVIGEAESIDHAKRTATVVTLATEEEGTGPDQISYDELVLAPGSVSRTLPIPGLAEYAIGFKTVEEAIGLRNHVIEQMDIASSTRDPAIRDAALTFVFVGGGYAGVEALGELEDMARYASRYYHNVKADDMKWILVEASNRILPEVGEEMGRYTVTQLRRRNIDVRLETRLDSCSDRVAVLSDGARFPTRTVVWTAGVKPHPVLAATDLPLNERGRLKCTAQLTVDGTPHAWAAGDAAAVPDVTAPETGTETAPNAQHAVRQARVLGDNIAHSLRGEPLETYAHKYVGSVASLGLHKGVAHVYGRKLKGYPAWFMHRVYHLSRVPTFNRKARVLAEWTLSGLFKREIVSLGSLEHPRAEFELAAGGKPPRDPKGSS; encoded by the coding sequence GTGAAGGAACGTGCGCGCATTCTCGTTGTCGGCGGCGGCTACGTCGGGATGTACACCGCCCTGCGTCTCCAGCGGAAGCTCAAACCGGAGCTCGGGCGGGGCGACGTGGAGATCGTCGTGGTCACCCCCGACCCGTACATGACCTATCAACCGTTCCTGCCGGAGGCCGCCGCGGGCTCGATCTCGCCGCGCCACGTCGTCGTGCCCCTGCGCCGCGTCCTGGACCAGTGCCGCGTCGTCATCGGCGAGGCCGAGTCCATCGACCACGCGAAGCGCACGGCCACCGTCGTCACCCTCGCCACCGAGGAGGAGGGCACCGGCCCCGACCAGATCTCGTACGACGAGCTGGTCCTGGCCCCCGGCTCCGTCTCGCGCACCCTCCCGATCCCCGGTCTCGCCGAGTACGCCATCGGCTTCAAGACCGTCGAGGAGGCCATCGGCCTGCGCAACCACGTCATCGAGCAGATGGACATCGCCTCCTCCACCCGCGATCCCGCCATCCGCGACGCCGCCCTGACCTTCGTCTTCGTGGGCGGCGGCTACGCGGGAGTGGAGGCGCTCGGCGAGCTGGAGGACATGGCCCGCTACGCCTCGCGGTACTACCACAACGTCAAGGCCGACGACATGAAGTGGATCCTCGTCGAGGCCTCGAACCGCATCCTCCCCGAGGTCGGCGAGGAGATGGGCAGGTACACCGTCACCCAGCTGCGCCGCCGCAACATCGACGTGCGCCTGGAGACGCGCCTCGACTCGTGCTCCGACCGCGTCGCCGTCCTCAGCGACGGCGCCCGCTTCCCGACCCGGACGGTCGTGTGGACCGCCGGAGTGAAACCGCATCCGGTTCTCGCGGCCACCGACCTGCCGCTGAACGAACGCGGCCGCCTGAAGTGCACCGCCCAGCTGACCGTGGACGGCACCCCGCACGCGTGGGCCGCGGGCGACGCCGCCGCCGTACCCGACGTGACCGCGCCGGAGACCGGCACGGAGACGGCCCCGAACGCCCAGCACGCCGTGCGCCAGGCCAGGGTCCTCGGCGACAACATCGCCCACTCCCTGCGCGGCGAGCCGCTGGAGACGTACGCGCACAAGTACGTGGGCTCGGTCGCCTCCCTGGGGCTGCACAAGGGCGTCGCGCACGTCTACGGGCGCAAGCTGAAGGGTTACCCTGCCTGGTTCATGCACCGCGTCTACCACCTGAGCAGGGTGCCCACCTTCAACCGCAAGGCCCGCGTGCTCGCCGAATGGACCCTGTCGGGCCTCTTCAAGAGGGAGATCGTCTCCCTCGGTTCGCTCGAACATCCCCGTGCGGAGTTCGAACTCGCGGCCGGTGGAAAACCTCCTCGGGACCCGAAGGGGTCGTCCTGA
- a CDS encoding ATP-binding SpoIIE family protein phosphatase gives MNFTRWSARLPGTQRRAAARTDGSPTALPSEGSVPAARAERPTADDAQAAPAPAVDELPVREVLDRIPALVALVHGAEHRLAYVNDAYVAAFGVRPVGEPARDALPELAEVGLLPLLDQVLRSSKPRTVKSRKVPGGRSYTFTCTPVPVDAPAAPQEGGVLIFAADVTDHAEAAERLRASERQQRETAVTLQRSLLPQELEEPDDLRVAATYHPGGTETAVGGDWYDVITLGGGRTALVIGDVMGRGVRAAAVMGQLRTAVRAYARLDLPPHEVLQLLDGLAMEIDANQIATCVYAVHDPNEGRLVYASAGHLPILVRDESGTVLRADEPTGPPLGTGGWMHSSGSVPLGPGSTAVLYTDGLVERRDADLDEGIASLAQALAGATGTPQVVCDRLVRSAGVKADHDDDVAVLVLQHPARTGPDSDLFRNAALELLGGVEAAPRARAFASGVLTSWRFPPDLHDLGVLAASELVANSLQHGTPPMRLRLRRTDRRLIVEVTDGDDHLPRRRRAEPADESGRGISIVATIASNWGSRRTPGGGKAVWCEFALPRTT, from the coding sequence GTGAACTTCACGCGCTGGAGCGCCCGGCTCCCCGGAACGCAGCGCCGCGCCGCAGCGCGGACCGACGGATCGCCGACCGCGCTCCCTTCGGAGGGCTCCGTGCCCGCGGCCCGCGCCGAGCGGCCGACCGCCGATGACGCCCAGGCCGCGCCCGCGCCCGCCGTGGACGAGCTGCCGGTCCGCGAGGTCCTGGACCGCATCCCGGCCCTCGTCGCCCTTGTCCACGGCGCGGAGCACCGCCTCGCGTACGTGAACGACGCCTATGTGGCGGCCTTCGGCGTCCGCCCGGTCGGTGAGCCCGCGCGCGACGCGCTGCCGGAGCTGGCCGAGGTCGGCCTGCTGCCGCTCCTCGACCAGGTCCTGCGCAGCTCCAAGCCGCGTACGGTCAAGTCCCGCAAGGTCCCCGGCGGCCGCTCGTACACGTTCACGTGCACCCCCGTCCCCGTCGACGCTCCGGCCGCCCCCCAGGAGGGCGGCGTACTGATCTTCGCCGCGGACGTCACCGACCACGCCGAGGCCGCCGAGCGGCTGCGGGCCAGCGAGCGCCAGCAGCGCGAGACCGCCGTCACCCTCCAGCGCTCCCTGCTGCCCCAGGAGCTCGAAGAGCCGGACGACCTGCGGGTCGCCGCGACCTATCACCCCGGTGGCACGGAGACCGCGGTCGGCGGCGACTGGTACGACGTGATCACCCTCGGCGGCGGCCGTACCGCCCTCGTCATCGGTGACGTCATGGGCCGCGGAGTGCGCGCGGCGGCCGTCATGGGCCAGCTCCGCACGGCGGTCCGCGCGTACGCCCGCCTCGACCTGCCCCCGCACGAGGTCCTGCAGCTCCTCGACGGCCTCGCCATGGAGATCGACGCCAACCAGATCGCCACCTGCGTGTACGCGGTCCACGACCCGAACGAGGGCCGCCTGGTGTACGCCTCCGCCGGCCACCTCCCGATCCTCGTCCGCGACGAGAGCGGCACCGTCCTGCGCGCCGACGAGCCCACCGGCCCCCCGCTCGGCACGGGCGGCTGGATGCACTCCTCCGGCTCGGTGCCCCTCGGCCCCGGCTCCACCGCCGTGCTCTACACCGACGGCCTGGTCGAGCGCCGTGACGCGGACCTCGACGAGGGCATCGCGTCCCTGGCGCAGGCGCTCGCCGGCGCCACGGGCACGCCCCAGGTGGTCTGCGACCGGCTGGTCCGCTCGGCGGGGGTGAAAGCCGACCACGACGACGACGTGGCGGTCCTGGTCCTCCAGCACCCGGCGCGTACGGGCCCCGACAGCGACCTCTTCCGCAACGCGGCCCTGGAGCTGCTCGGCGGCGTGGAAGCGGCTCCACGCGCGCGTGCGTTCGCCTCCGGCGTCCTCACCAGCTGGCGTTTCCCGCCCGACCTGCACGACCTCGGCGTGCTGGCCGCCAGTGAGCTCGTCGCCAACTCCCTCCAGCACGGCACCCCGCCGATGCGTCTGAGACTCCGCCGTACCGACCGCCGCCTGATCGTCGAGGTCACCGACGGCGACGACCACCTCCCGCGCCGCCGCCGCGCCGAGCCCGCCGACGAGTCCGGCAGGGGCATCTCGATCGTGGCCACCATCGCCTCGAACTGGGGCTCGCGCCGTACTCCCGGTGGTGGCAAGGCGGTGTGGTGCGAGTTCGCACTTCCGCGCACCACCTGA